In one window of Phycisphaerales bacterium DNA:
- the rpsB gene encoding 30S ribosomal protein S2 produces MANTLVQDLIESGIHFGQRASGWNPKMAPYIYGKRNGIHIIDIKETIKGLLLAKKYIAKSVAEGKDICFVGTKRQAKNVLETRVPDVKMHYVTERWLGGTLTNFRTIRLRLKRLEELEAIQQADNFASYSKKMESQLKREQKKIARNLEGIRHMDKLPGALVVVDVKSELTALKEARKLGIPTICLIDTDGDPELVDIPIPGNDDSMRSIDVVIRELCLAVAEGRQQRELAQQGGGSSTAPTEAASDQPRRSRRAQFRSDEGGEAQGGTRAQSVGAAQ; encoded by the coding sequence ATGGCAAACACTCTCGTTCAAGACCTCATCGAGTCCGGCATCCACTTCGGCCAGCGCGCCAGCGGCTGGAATCCGAAGATGGCCCCGTACATATACGGCAAGCGCAACGGCATCCACATCATCGACATCAAGGAGACCATCAAGGGCCTCCTCCTCGCCAAGAAGTACATCGCCAAGTCCGTCGCCGAGGGCAAGGACATCTGCTTCGTTGGCACCAAGCGCCAGGCTAAGAACGTCCTCGAGACCCGCGTGCCCGACGTCAAGATGCACTACGTCACCGAGCGCTGGCTCGGCGGCACGCTGACCAACTTCCGCACCATCCGCCTCCGCCTCAAGCGCCTTGAGGAGCTCGAGGCGATCCAGCAGGCCGACAACTTCGCCAGCTACTCCAAGAAGATGGAGAGCCAGCTGAAGCGGGAGCAGAAGAAGATCGCACGCAACCTCGAGGGCATCCGCCACATGGACAAGCTCCCCGGCGCCCTCGTTGTCGTGGACGTGAAGTCCGAGCTCACCGCACTCAAGGAAGCCCGCAAGCTGGGCATCCCCACCATCTGCCTGATCGACACCGACGGCGACCCCGAGCTCGTTGACATCCCGATCCCGGGCAACGACGACAGCATGCGCTCCATCGACGTCGTCATCCGCGAGCTCTGCCTCGCCGTGGCCGAGGGTCGCCAGCAGCGCGAGCTCGCCCAGCAGGGCGGCGGCTCCAGCACGGCCCCCACCGAGGCCGCGTCCGACCAGCCCCGCCGCAGCCGGCGGGCCCAGTTCCGCTCCGACGAGGGCGGCGAGGCCCAGGGCGGCACCCGGGCTCAGTCCGTCGGCGCTGCTCAGTAA
- a CDS encoding type II secretion system F family protein: protein MISYAYKAVSQSGTKTKGYVKGVDEQDALRRIGAMGLTPVKVTKAVQRSKATFSWQQVKPADIVNLTRELAVLVEARVPIDRGMVSIAEGDCKPDMRTMLLDMAAMIESGLPMTQALEKYKHVFGSVFIETVRAAEKSGSMVEVMNHLAELLEKQMETSQQLKRAMTYPAIVLSVVFLAVTVIIVFVVPKFGAIFESQGAALPITTRVVQALGDSVRAYWWAYLGAIIGFFTTIVLMWKNPAGRLKLENLLLHIPYVRKIILAVTAGRFARVLGIGMQSGLDMIEALQMGARATGRPVFINDCNAMVDQLRQGHAITDVLRGTRYLPSFARRMIGAGKDSADLARSCDVVARYYDRESSHLTKNVNTIIEPIMTVAMAGIVLLVALSVFLPMWGMVRLQK, encoded by the coding sequence ATGATCTCCTACGCGTACAAGGCCGTCAGCCAGTCGGGGACAAAGACCAAGGGCTACGTGAAGGGCGTGGACGAGCAGGACGCCCTGCGCCGCATCGGCGCCATGGGCCTGACGCCCGTGAAGGTCACCAAGGCGGTGCAGAGGAGCAAGGCCACCTTCTCGTGGCAGCAGGTGAAGCCCGCGGACATCGTGAACCTCACGCGCGAGCTCGCGGTGCTGGTGGAGGCCCGCGTGCCGATCGACCGCGGCATGGTGTCGATCGCGGAGGGCGACTGCAAGCCCGATATGCGGACGATGCTGCTGGACATGGCGGCAATGATCGAGTCGGGCCTGCCCATGACGCAGGCGCTCGAGAAGTACAAGCACGTGTTCGGCAGCGTGTTCATTGAGACGGTCCGCGCGGCGGAGAAGTCCGGCAGCATGGTGGAGGTGATGAACCACCTCGCCGAGCTGCTGGAGAAGCAGATGGAGACCAGCCAGCAGCTCAAGCGGGCGATGACCTACCCGGCCATCGTGCTGAGCGTGGTGTTCCTGGCGGTGACGGTCATCATCGTGTTCGTGGTGCCCAAGTTCGGCGCGATCTTCGAGAGCCAGGGCGCGGCCCTGCCGATCACCACGCGGGTGGTGCAGGCGCTGGGCGACTCGGTGCGGGCTTACTGGTGGGCGTACCTGGGCGCGATCATCGGCTTCTTCACGACGATTGTGCTCATGTGGAAGAACCCGGCGGGGCGGCTCAAGCTCGAGAACCTGCTGCTGCACATTCCCTATGTCCGGAAGATCATCCTGGCGGTGACGGCCGGGCGCTTCGCCCGCGTGCTGGGCATCGGCATGCAGTCGGGCCTGGACATGATCGAGGCGCTGCAGATGGGCGCCCGGGCGACTGGCCGGCCGGTGTTCATCAACGACTGCAACGCGATGGTGGACCAGCTCCGCCAGGGGCACGCTATTACGGATGTGCTGCGCGGCACCCGCTACCTGCCCAGCTTTGCCCGCCGCATGATCGGCGCCGGCAAGGACTCGGCGGACCTGGCCCGCTCGTGCGACGTGGTGGCGCGGTATTACGACCGCGAGTCCTCGCACCTCACCAAGAACGTCAACACCATCATCGAGCCCATCATGACGGTGGCGATGGCGGGCATCGTGCTGCTCGTCGCGCTCTCGGTGTTCCTGCCGATGTGGGGCATGGTGCGGCTGCAGAAGTGA
- a CDS encoding GspE/PulE family protein, producing the protein MDSKHFIVRTLVADGLVTETDIRRAGEAPLKPGENLLDALVSLGVISSRKLAIAKAKICEYPFVDLAQFDISIQNMKYLPRAVAERLAAFPLFVLDGTATVAMLDPLNLQAIDQIRQILKAEVDPVIADSDQLRALIARAYSLAQAESGFVSTAVVKEEALTTGEEPIVAAVNQIVSGAVDAGASDIHINPDENELILRYRVDGVLQTQQGPPKSSHVNIVQRLKVLAKLDLTQTRKPQDGKFRFTHRSGENVDIRLSLIPTIHGENVVMRLLRSAGKIGPVSGLGMPAEMTRWYEEAIERPHGMILVTGPTGSGKTTTLYTALNHLNSPSRNIITIEDPVEIRLPLIRQVQANAEVGLSFAAALRSVLRQDPDIVLVGEIRDQETAKIAVQAALTGHLVLSTLHTNDAVGALSRLKDFGVPMFAVNSALLCVIAQRLVRKLCEQCAQAENDQRILAMVPAALRQSPFKRGCGCGACRNTGYKGRLGAFEMFRMTPRVIKLVEQEATITEIQAAAMQDGMKLMWDDGLAKAARGLTSLSEVAKLHATGAEQEVRIAA; encoded by the coding sequence ATGGACTCCAAGCACTTCATCGTGAGGACGCTCGTCGCGGACGGGCTGGTGACCGAGACGGACATCCGGCGGGCGGGCGAGGCGCCGCTCAAGCCCGGCGAGAACCTGCTGGATGCACTGGTGTCGCTGGGGGTGATCTCCTCGCGGAAGTTGGCGATCGCGAAGGCGAAGATCTGCGAGTACCCCTTCGTCGACCTCGCGCAGTTCGACATCAGCATCCAGAACATGAAGTACCTGCCCCGCGCGGTGGCGGAGCGCCTGGCGGCGTTCCCGCTGTTCGTGCTGGACGGTACCGCCACGGTGGCGATGCTGGACCCGCTGAACCTGCAGGCGATCGATCAGATCCGGCAGATCCTGAAGGCTGAGGTCGATCCGGTCATTGCTGACAGCGATCAGCTGCGGGCGCTGATCGCTCGAGCGTACAGCCTGGCGCAGGCGGAGAGCGGGTTTGTTTCGACGGCCGTGGTCAAGGAAGAGGCGCTGACGACCGGCGAGGAGCCGATCGTCGCGGCCGTCAACCAGATCGTCTCGGGCGCGGTGGACGCGGGGGCAAGCGACATCCACATCAACCCCGACGAGAACGAGTTGATCCTGCGGTACCGCGTGGACGGTGTGCTGCAGACGCAGCAGGGCCCCCCGAAGAGCTCGCACGTGAACATCGTTCAGCGGCTGAAGGTGCTCGCGAAGCTCGACCTGACGCAGACCCGCAAGCCGCAGGACGGCAAGTTCCGCTTTACGCACCGCAGCGGCGAGAACGTGGACATCCGTCTGAGCCTGATCCCCACGATCCATGGCGAGAACGTGGTCATGCGTCTGCTCCGCTCGGCGGGCAAGATCGGCCCGGTGTCGGGCCTGGGCATGCCCGCGGAGATGACGCGCTGGTACGAGGAGGCGATCGAGCGGCCGCACGGGATGATCCTGGTGACCGGGCCGACGGGGTCTGGCAAGACGACGACGCTCTACACCGCGCTCAACCACCTGAACTCACCCTCGCGCAACATCATCACCATCGAGGACCCGGTTGAGATCCGGCTGCCGCTGATCCGGCAGGTGCAGGCGAACGCGGAGGTGGGGCTCTCGTTCGCGGCGGCGCTGCGGAGCGTGCTGCGTCAGGACCCCGACATCGTGCTGGTGGGCGAGATCCGCGACCAGGAGACGGCGAAGATCGCGGTGCAGGCCGCGTTGACGGGTCACCTGGTGCTCTCGACGCTGCATACGAACGACGCGGTGGGGGCGCTGTCGCGCCTGAAGGACTTCGGGGTGCCGATGTTCGCGGTGAACAGCGCGCTGCTGTGCGTGATCGCGCAGCGGCTGGTGCGCAAGCTGTGCGAGCAGTGTGCGCAGGCGGAGAACGACCAGCGGATTCTGGCGATGGTTCCCGCGGCCCTGCGGCAGTCGCCGTTCAAGCGCGGCTGCGGGTGCGGCGCGTGCCGAAATACGGGGTACAAGGGGCGGCTGGGCGCTTTCGAGATGTTCCGCATGACGCCTCGGGTGATCAAGCTGGTGGAGCAGGAGGCGACCATCACTGAGATCCAGGCGGCGGCGATGCAGGATGGGATGAAGCTGATGTGGGATGACGGGCTGGCGAAGGCGGCCCGAGGTCTGACAAGCCTGAGCGAGGTGGCGAAGCTGCACGCGACGGGCGCAGAGCAGGAAGTGAGGATCGCGGCATGA
- a CDS encoding anhydro-N-acetylmuramic acid kinase — protein MRRVVGCMTGTSIDALDASLVEIEGHGLAMRAKPVRNITRDLGGLAPRLRALAEQQPMTAGQIAVLSRDFALLHASAILELLAGEKADLICVHGQTVFHQPPLSWQLMQPAPIAQAVGCPVVYDLRQADLAAGGQGAPITPIADWILFRRRHDPMKVVNLGGFANYTEWQTQLLPEEEFPAEYEPRLRIEGGDICACNQLLDAIARQRMNRPYDEDGHVAFNGVCDDITYTRFCELLREQRASRRSLGTGDELEKALTSLDHVPTPALLRSACEAIAQMVYEAGHGWYAGMVIAGGGSRNRGLRIALGARIGRPVETTEDYGIPIEYREAICFAVLGALCQDKVPITIPAVTGVKQAPLSGAWVYP, from the coding sequence ATGCGCCGCGTTGTCGGATGTATGACAGGCACCAGCATCGACGCCCTCGACGCCTCGCTCGTCGAGATCGAAGGGCACGGCCTCGCCATGCGCGCAAAGCCCGTCCGCAACATCACCAGAGACCTCGGCGGCCTCGCCCCGCGCCTCCGCGCCCTCGCCGAGCAGCAGCCCATGACCGCCGGCCAGATCGCGGTCCTCTCGCGCGACTTCGCCCTCCTGCACGCGAGCGCCATCCTCGAGCTGCTCGCCGGCGAGAAGGCCGACCTCATCTGCGTCCACGGCCAGACCGTCTTCCACCAGCCCCCGCTCAGCTGGCAACTCATGCAGCCCGCCCCCATCGCGCAGGCCGTGGGGTGCCCGGTGGTGTACGACCTGCGCCAGGCTGACCTCGCGGCGGGAGGGCAGGGCGCCCCCATTACCCCGATCGCGGACTGGATTCTCTTCCGCAGGCGGCATGACCCGATGAAGGTCGTCAATCTGGGTGGGTTCGCAAACTACACCGAGTGGCAGACGCAGCTACTACCAGAAGAGGAGTTCCCGGCCGAGTACGAGCCACGGCTTCGGATTGAAGGCGGAGATATCTGCGCTTGCAACCAACTGCTTGATGCAATCGCTCGTCAGCGCATGAATCGCCCCTATGACGAAGACGGGCACGTCGCATTCAACGGCGTCTGCGACGACATCACATACACGCGTTTCTGTGAACTTCTTCGGGAGCAGCGTGCAAGCCGTCGTTCTCTTGGTACTGGCGACGAGCTAGAGAAGGCTCTCACCTCCCTCGACCATGTTCCCACACCTGCGCTCCTTCGCTCTGCATGTGAGGCCATCGCGCAGATGGTCTACGAGGCCGGCCACGGCTGGTACGCAGGCATGGTTATCGCAGGCGGCGGCAGCCGGAACCGCGGCCTTCGCATTGCCCTCGGGGCCAGAATCGGCCGACCTGTCGAAACGACTGAGGACTACGGCATTCCCATTGAGTACCGCGAGGCCATCTGCTTCGCGGTCCTCGGCGCCCTCTGCCAGGACAAGGTCCCCATTACCATCCCCGCCGTGACCGGCGTCAAGCAGGCCCCGCTCTCCGGGGCTTGGGTGTATCCATGA
- a CDS encoding family 20 glycosylhydrolase: MPNPDPAALDPLLIPYPRSLTLTGGTADLSTFVPAPSRPPVLVTESWSLPEESRPLDRPKDPIVAAEKSGQLRYVTAPGAPESYRLEITADEQGRAVVTITAADIRGHMHALRTFLQLRHQYATTRRCPTLVIEDAPAFATRGVMLDVSRDRVPTNRELARLVGELGWLKINHLQLYTEHTFAYAGHEDVWRAWSPLTPDDIRTLDALCRPTIELAANQNCFGHLASWLRHPKYADIAETHGDWVFDVWPRSGPFSLCPTDPRSIALIKDLLGQLLPCFTSPLVNIGCDETYDIAYGRSKDEVARRGRAAVYLDFVRQICEVAKAHGKRPMFWADIALSHPECVNDIPEDLISLAWGYEPESPFARWCDLLQSAGREVWVCPGTSSWRSITGRTTERRGNIDAAASAGRGKATGFLVCDWGDTGHHQQWPIALHGIAYGAAKAWNPDAEVDLRAVSLHVFGDRSLQIGQWLDDLGDTDIALRRACGELSAPGRVKLPNQSALFIDMFKKLDEQSSVGRSSDWLDARDRLEEIAARKPAGLRQQLDDELNHTLAVARFAAARASGRRQADGLTDSHRSDLRHQLQSIIDEHRRLWLLRSREGGLDHSCGFYRKIEL; this comes from the coding sequence ATGCCCAACCCCGACCCCGCGGCGTTGGACCCGCTGCTCATCCCCTACCCCCGCTCCCTGACCCTCACCGGCGGCACCGCCGACCTGAGCACCTTCGTACCCGCCCCCAGCCGGCCTCCGGTGCTCGTCACCGAATCCTGGTCGCTCCCCGAAGAGTCCCGCCCACTCGACCGGCCCAAGGACCCGATCGTCGCCGCGGAGAAGTCTGGCCAGTTGCGTTACGTCACGGCCCCTGGCGCCCCCGAGTCCTACCGCCTAGAGATCACCGCCGACGAGCAGGGGCGTGCGGTCGTCACCATCACCGCCGCGGACATTCGCGGGCACATGCACGCTCTCCGCACCTTCCTCCAGCTTCGCCACCAGTACGCCACCACTCGTCGGTGTCCCACGCTCGTGATCGAGGACGCCCCCGCCTTCGCCACCCGCGGCGTCATGCTCGACGTCTCGCGTGACCGCGTGCCCACCAACCGCGAGCTCGCCCGCCTCGTCGGCGAGCTTGGCTGGCTCAAGATCAACCACCTCCAGCTCTACACCGAGCACACCTTCGCCTATGCCGGCCACGAAGATGTCTGGCGCGCCTGGTCCCCGCTCACGCCCGACGACATCCGCACGCTCGACGCGCTCTGCCGACCAACGATCGAGCTCGCCGCGAATCAGAACTGCTTCGGCCACCTCGCCTCCTGGCTGCGGCACCCGAAGTACGCGGACATCGCCGAGACCCACGGCGACTGGGTGTTCGACGTCTGGCCACGCTCCGGCCCGTTCTCGCTCTGCCCAACCGACCCGCGCTCGATTGCGCTGATCAAGGACCTGCTCGGGCAGCTGCTCCCCTGCTTCACCTCCCCTCTGGTCAACATCGGCTGCGACGAGACGTACGACATCGCCTACGGACGCTCAAAGGACGAGGTCGCGAGGCGCGGGCGCGCGGCCGTGTATCTCGACTTCGTGCGGCAGATTTGTGAGGTCGCTAAGGCGCACGGCAAGCGCCCGATGTTCTGGGCCGACATCGCCCTCTCACACCCCGAGTGCGTGAACGACATCCCGGAAGACCTCATCTCCCTCGCATGGGGCTACGAGCCCGAGTCCCCCTTCGCCCGCTGGTGCGACCTGCTGCAATCGGCCGGGCGCGAGGTCTGGGTCTGCCCCGGCACGAGCTCCTGGCGCAGCATCACCGGGCGCACGACCGAACGGCGCGGCAACATCGACGCGGCCGCCAGCGCCGGGCGCGGCAAGGCCACCGGCTTCCTCGTGTGCGACTGGGGCGACACCGGCCACCACCAACAGTGGCCCATCGCCCTGCACGGGATCGCGTACGGAGCGGCCAAGGCCTGGAACCCCGACGCGGAGGTGGACCTGCGGGCCGTGTCGCTGCACGTTTTCGGCGACCGCTCGCTCCAAATCGGCCAATGGCTCGATGACCTCGGCGATACCGACATCGCCCTCCGCCGCGCCTGCGGCGAGCTTTCCGCGCCCGGGCGCGTGAAGCTGCCCAACCAGTCCGCGCTCTTCATCGATATGTTCAAGAAGCTCGATGAGCAGAGCAGTGTCGGCCGCTCCAGCGACTGGCTCGACGCCCGCGACCGCCTCGAGGAGATCGCCGCGCGGAAGCCCGCTGGCCTGCGTCAGCAGCTCGACGACGAGCTCAACCACACGCTGGCCGTCGCCCGCTTCGCCGCCGCCCGCGCCAGCGGTCGCCGGCAAGCCGACGGCCTCACCGACTCACATCGCAGCGACCTCCGCCACCAGCTCCAATCCATCATCGACGAGCACCGCCGCCTCTGGCTCCTCCGCTCCCGCGAAGGCGGCCTCGACCACAGCTGCGGCTTCTACCGCAAGATCGAACTCTGA
- the tsf gene encoding translation elongation factor Ts, with product MAEINAKDVMNLRNKTGLPMMACKAALGEANGDVEKAEELLRKQLKGKMETKLDRAAGEGRIAISRSKEAATIVEVRTETDFTAKNEKFVNAVQKIADLCINEKSGEITPVPASVSAIIDELRISTGENASVARAHKLTQDPGSGTFGSYVHHDGKTGVLVQAEGSISDETLRQICMHITAAHPRPQGISANDIPAHIVDKERRFRIEQAMESGKPQQIAEKMVEGGMRKFFEEISLLEQPFVMNPEKKIKDIVGDKARIVAFYRWAVGEQA from the coding sequence ATGGCAGAGATCAACGCAAAAGACGTGATGAACCTTCGCAACAAAACCGGCCTGCCCATGATGGCCTGCAAGGCCGCCCTTGGCGAGGCCAACGGCGACGTTGAGAAGGCCGAGGAGCTCCTCCGCAAGCAGCTCAAGGGCAAGATGGAGACCAAGCTCGACCGCGCCGCCGGCGAGGGCCGCATCGCCATCAGCCGCTCCAAGGAAGCCGCGACCATCGTCGAGGTCCGCACCGAAACCGACTTTACGGCCAAGAACGAGAAGTTCGTCAACGCCGTGCAGAAGATCGCCGACCTCTGCATCAACGAGAAGTCCGGCGAGATCACGCCGGTGCCGGCGTCGGTCTCCGCGATCATCGACGAGCTGCGCATCTCGACCGGTGAGAACGCGTCCGTGGCTCGCGCTCACAAGCTTACCCAGGACCCCGGCAGCGGCACCTTCGGTTCTTACGTCCACCACGACGGCAAGACCGGCGTGCTCGTGCAGGCCGAGGGCAGCATCTCCGACGAGACGCTCCGCCAGATTTGCATGCACATCACGGCCGCGCACCCCCGCCCGCAGGGCATCAGCGCCAACGACATCCCCGCCCACATCGTGGACAAGGAGCGTCGCTTCCGCATCGAGCAGGCGATGGAGTCGGGCAAGCCCCAGCAGATCGCCGAGAAGATGGTCGAGGGCGGCATGCGCAAGTTCTTCGAGGAGATCTCGCTCCTCGAGCAGCCCTTCGTCATGAACCCCGAGAAGAAGATCAAGGACATCGTGGGCGACAAGGCCCGCATCGTTGCCTTCTACCGCTGGGCCGTGGGCGAGCAGGCCTGA
- a CDS encoding superoxide dismutase, which yields MNLPLDRRDALAAFGAIGAATLATTAFGQPTKSTYPAALPEPSNQPTRPQPLTPAQLGFDAQKGEYTLPQLPYDPEALEPHIDAMTMGLHHSKHHAAYVAGLNKAIRELRAIRDGGDAALVKHWSRELSFHGSGHINHTLFWNMMAPAGKGGGGQPQGRLAEAINQSFGGFDKFTAHFKAAANQVEGGGWAWLILDPHSRLLHIIQEEKQQDMFLTGARPILGLDVWEHAYYLKYQNRRSDYVNAWFNVVNWGFAASLFDQAMA from the coding sequence ATGAACCTTCCCCTCGACCGGCGCGACGCCCTGGCGGCCTTCGGCGCCATCGGCGCTGCCACCCTCGCGACCACCGCATTCGGGCAGCCCACTAAAAGCACCTACCCGGCGGCGCTCCCCGAGCCCTCCAACCAGCCAACCCGCCCGCAGCCCCTCACGCCCGCGCAGCTCGGCTTCGACGCGCAGAAGGGCGAGTACACGCTCCCGCAGCTGCCCTACGACCCTGAGGCCCTCGAGCCTCACATCGACGCGATGACCATGGGCCTGCACCACAGCAAGCACCACGCCGCGTACGTCGCGGGCCTCAACAAGGCCATCCGCGAGCTCCGCGCCATCCGCGACGGCGGCGACGCCGCGCTCGTGAAGCACTGGTCCCGGGAGCTCAGCTTCCACGGCTCCGGCCACATCAACCACACCCTGTTCTGGAACATGATGGCCCCCGCCGGCAAGGGCGGCGGCGGTCAACCTCAGGGACGCCTTGCCGAAGCCATCAACCAGTCCTTCGGCGGCTTCGACAAGTTCACCGCTCACTTCAAGGCCGCGGCCAACCAGGTCGAGGGCGGCGGCTGGGCCTGGCTCATCCTCGACCCCCACTCCCGCCTGCTGCACATCATCCAGGAGGAGAAGCAGCAGGACATGTTCCTGACCGGCGCCCGACCCATCTTGGGCCTGGACGTCTGGGAGCACGCCTACTACCTCAAGTACCAGAACCGCCGCAGCGACTACGTCAACGCCTGGTTCAACGTGGTGAACTGGGGCTTCGCCGCCAGCCTGTTCGACCAGGCGATGGCCTGA
- a CDS encoding prepilin-type N-terminal cleavage/methylation domain-containing protein: MRSARRQRRGFTLLEMGVVIVVIAVVSVTVVPAWNSLTGTRQAAAAEEVERRLISARSLAVSEGHPVGVRIDPSADTVQYYTIASFGAAPAVMNMIDGQPDPVMYLGKTYPAADITSFTGGAGTGGAQVLWFGFDGTPELRTAAGALIGGWTNDALIGFAGGSTITVRKGTGMVVR, encoded by the coding sequence ATGCGTAGCGCACGACGTCAACGCCGCGGGTTTACGCTCCTGGAGATGGGGGTGGTCATCGTTGTCATCGCGGTGGTGTCGGTGACGGTCGTGCCTGCGTGGAACAGCTTGACGGGGACGCGTCAGGCCGCCGCGGCGGAGGAGGTTGAGCGCCGGCTGATTTCGGCGCGGTCGCTGGCAGTGTCCGAGGGCCACCCGGTGGGTGTGCGGATTGACCCTTCGGCCGATACGGTGCAGTACTACACGATCGCGTCCTTTGGCGCGGCCCCGGCGGTGATGAACATGATCGATGGGCAGCCAGATCCGGTCATGTACCTGGGCAAGACGTACCCCGCGGCCGACATCACCTCCTTTACCGGGGGTGCGGGCACCGGCGGGGCGCAGGTCCTGTGGTTCGGTTTCGATGGGACGCCCGAGCTGCGGACCGCGGCCGGGGCGCTTATTGGCGGGTGGACCAACGACGCGCTGATCGGGTTCGCGGGCGGGTCGACCATCACGGTGCGCAAGGGCACGGGGATGGTGGTGCGATGA
- a CDS encoding type II secretion system protein, producing MRGTSRRGFTLIEAVVVVLALSISLPTTLIWLGEANQRRADSVNTTRATALGTLVMEQVLADVSSKSAGLGFSALANSATYLNTATTGLVARLSSITSLYTGMGINYGVTIGGLVDKSGAATGVTSQDLFRSVTVTVTFTGSDGSARTLSLQSMVTSL from the coding sequence ATGCGTGGAACATCGCGGCGTGGCTTCACGCTCATTGAGGCGGTGGTCGTTGTGCTGGCGCTGTCGATCTCGCTGCCGACCACGCTCATCTGGCTGGGTGAGGCCAACCAGCGGCGGGCCGACAGCGTGAACACGACGAGGGCGACGGCGCTGGGGACGCTGGTAATGGAGCAGGTGCTGGCGGATGTCTCGAGCAAGAGCGCGGGGCTGGGCTTTTCCGCCCTGGCGAACTCGGCGACGTACCTCAACACAGCGACGACGGGGCTGGTGGCGCGGCTCTCGTCCATCACGAGCCTGTACACGGGCATGGGGATCAACTACGGCGTGACGATCGGCGGACTGGTGGACAAGTCGGGCGCCGCGACGGGGGTGACCTCTCAGGACCTCTTCCGCAGCGTGACCGTCACCGTAACATTCACTGGTTCCGACGGCTCGGCCCGGACCCTGTCCCTGCAATCCATGGTGACGTCGCTATGA
- a CDS encoding prepilin-type N-terminal cleavage/methylation domain-containing protein gives MSTRPFGLRRAFSMLEIMVVVLIVGVLAAVVVPRFGGVTDDAKSGATEGALGGVRSGIAAFRSKAMLSGTSPFPTLTELNTLGTVLQTAMPKNPYNGLSNVQAVTQAQAAARTVVNGTTVGWNYYVDNAASPPTAIFYCNSSTATTVSNGAGGFKTANQL, from the coding sequence ATGAGCACACGACCGTTCGGCCTGCGACGCGCGTTCTCCATGCTGGAGATCATGGTGGTGGTGCTGATCGTGGGCGTCCTCGCGGCGGTGGTGGTGCCGCGGTTCGGCGGCGTGACCGATGATGCCAAGAGCGGGGCGACCGAGGGTGCGCTCGGTGGCGTGCGCTCGGGGATCGCGGCCTTCCGCAGCAAGGCGATGCTCTCGGGCACCTCGCCCTTCCCGACGCTGACGGAGCTGAACACCCTTGGCACCGTGCTCCAGACCGCCATGCCTAAGAACCCGTACAACGGGCTGTCGAATGTGCAGGCGGTGACGCAGGCGCAGGCCGCGGCCCGTACGGTGGTGAACGGCACGACGGTGGGGTGGAACTATTACGTGGACAACGCGGCCAGCCCGCCCACGGCGATTTTCTACTGCAACAGCTCGACCGCGACCACCGTCTCGAATGGCGCGGGCGGGTTCAAGACGGCCAACCAGCTCTAA
- the murQ gene encoding N-acetylmuramic acid 6-phosphate etherase gives MTTSASNTPPDRSHISTEKRNPRTMHLHTLSTREIVELIHQEDREVLHALKRAGKTITRFIEAAEPGFTAGGRLIYVGAGTSGRLGVLDASEAPPTFQVDPGKIVGLIAGGDAALRKSSESKEDDPRGAWPELEALALTQNDTVLAIAAGGTTPYARGALEYCKHLPAGQQPLTGLLVCTTMDPPASADHLIMLKTGPEVLTGSTRMKAGTATKLTLNTISTTLMVRSGRVYQNLMVDVRATNDKLKDRAARIVATLTGLARESSFELLESAGGSVKTAVVMHRRGLPRTEAEAELERCSGHLGRALSE, from the coding sequence GTGACGACTTCAGCGAGCAACACACCCCCCGACCGCTCCCACATCTCCACCGAAAAGCGCAACCCGCGCACGATGCACCTGCACACGCTCTCCACGCGCGAGATCGTTGAGCTGATCCACCAGGAAGACCGCGAGGTCCTGCACGCCCTCAAGCGCGCGGGCAAGACCATCACGCGGTTCATCGAGGCCGCGGAGCCCGGCTTCACCGCCGGCGGCCGCCTCATCTACGTCGGCGCCGGCACCTCCGGCCGCCTTGGCGTGCTTGATGCGTCCGAGGCCCCGCCCACCTTCCAGGTCGATCCCGGCAAGATCGTCGGTCTCATCGCCGGCGGCGACGCGGCCCTCCGCAAGTCCAGCGAGTCCAAAGAAGACGACCCCCGCGGTGCCTGGCCCGAACTCGAGGCACTCGCTCTCACGCAGAATGACACGGTGCTCGCCATCGCCGCGGGCGGCACCACCCCCTACGCCCGGGGCGCCCTCGAATACTGCAAACACCTCCCCGCAGGCCAGCAGCCCCTCACCGGCCTGCTTGTCTGCACCACCATGGACCCGCCCGCGAGCGCCGACCACCTCATCATGCTCAAGACCGGCCCCGAGGTCCTTACCGGTTCCACCCGCATGAAGGCCGGGACCGCCACCAAGCTCACCCTCAACACCATCTCCACCACGCTCATGGTCCGCAGCGGACGCGTCTACCAGAACCTCATGGTCGACGTTCGCGCCACCAACGACAAGCTCAAGGATCGCGCGGCCCGCATCGTCGCGACCCTCACCGGACTGGCCCGTGAGAGTTCATTCGAGCTTTTGGAGAGCGCGGGCGGCTCGGTAAAAACGGCTGTTGTAATGCACCGGCGCGGACTGCCCCGAACAGAAGCGGAAGCCGAGCTCGAGCGCTGCTCAGGCCACCTCGGCCGAGCCTTGAGTGAGTGA